GATCAAAGCCATTGCCCTTACCTTCAATGCCCAGGAAACAAACCTGATACACACGGCTTAGTATCTACCTTCATTGTCGACTAGGGCCCGAGCCCTAGATTCTCCTCCGTTCCATTTGCCTTCTGCGGAAGGCACGGTCAACTTTCCCTCCCCATACGTTCTCCATTCCTCCATCGTTACTATCGGAGTGCTTTTTGAGCCGAAAGGAACAAGACTATCGGTTGCCAAACGTTTTCTACCGAGAAGCTTGGAGCTTTACATACCCAACGTCACCACAGGTATCTCTGCAACGAttgaatctctctctcccccttcatccGCTCTCGTCGGTTTACAAAAATGGGAGTTTTTTGTTTGTAGACTATTTCCAGTTATTTGAATCTGAAATCATCTCGTTTCTTGCaccatttttgttttctttatctGCATTTTGGCTATGGGTTGAGGGTATTGTTGCTGAAAAGAGCTTGGGTGATAATTTGTACCTGTGTGTCCTctgattagcataattttgcaGTGTTGAAATCCCTAATTAGATGACTAGTTATCCAATGTGAAGATAGGTTTTGAATAGCCTAGAAAAAGTATATTCTGCTGATTTTTGCTATTCTGGTATGAAGGTGCTTCAGGTCACCTCAACTGTGTAATGAAATGAGAATATAATCAGATCTATTATTCGATTAAGGAGTATTAAGCACCTTTGTAGGCCAAAAGTTATCTTACGTTGCAAAGCTAATTTCCGTGAACCTTGAATTTGCATGTTGAAATTCAATGCCATctgtgttttattttcttttctgacTTATGAAGGATTTCCGATTATACTTGCCAAGCCCCGAAAGCTTCCTCAGCATTACTTTGCTAGAGGAATTGATGGTGGCAATGTGGTGGTTCTAATATAGGGTGAACAATATATTAGACTCGATGACTGTTAGCAGTGAACATGCTTGTCTTTGGCTTAATAACTTCGCTCTAAAAATGTTCTGTTTCCATTGTCTATTTCCTAATTTATCAAGTTGACCAATAGGGACATTCTCAACGGGAGGTATCAGGTCTTTACAAGAATAAGATTaccaatataaaataataatgtagTTGCATATGGCTTAGTGGTTAAATCTGTTGGATGGGATTACATTGTTACATATTAATACCGTTTTATTCTACAGAGCATCCCTGATGCCCTTTTCTTTAGGAATTGGTGGAAACAAGGTCATAGTGAATTTTGATGTCTTGGTGATTTATGGATAACAGTACTTCTGTAAATCTGTTGATTAATTTGGGTGgccaagataaaaatattacaaatctgaaaataggcaaagcccgtgTACACTTGGTTGTATACATAACACCTAGGGACGTTCTATGTGTGATGAATTAAAGACAGAAACTCATGAACATTgtccccatttagtacaatagtGGAAAACCAAAGCACATGTATTGTGTGTCGGAACAGTACTGTCTGTAAATCTAGAAGGATCAGGTTAGaagattttcttataaaaaaataagcacTATAATGAATCGTTTGTGCTCATTAGCTAGTTGTCACATTACTTATTTATGCGTAAGGATTGTGGTCTATTTCTGGATTTGGTTTTTCAGGTTTATGTAAAACCAAAATGCTTGTATAATGCACAAGTTATATGGAGGTCATATTCAGAAGTGTTATGTGATACctgtttttgataagtaaaacgaGGGGTGCAACACAAGTGTTATGTGCTATAtataacttaaaactgaaaagtAAAAAGTTATCATATGTACATAAATCCAATGATCTTGAACCCACTACCTTACCTCCTCCGAGTGTCACTTGAGGTAGAGTTTGTTGGCTTGTGACACCTCTGAATTCTATTTGAAGTGTTTGGCCCttgttttcttctgttttggcTACAAAGTATATAGAATCCTATTACAGCGTTGATTGTTTATGTTTATCATACTTATTACTACGCCCCTCGAGTTAGTACGTAAAACCCATAGCCTTTGACAGTTAATAAATAACCgcatttataaatttaacagGTTTAAGTAACCAGCACCCCCTGCCTTGTCATGTTAGGAATGCTACTAACTAAAAAGACTCACTTATACACTAGGTATAAAAGATTCCATaagtatttaaaaaacaatCCAAAATTCATGAATAAAAATCACTGCAATTGACCACCTACTGAAACTGCTGTAGTTTTGTGCTCTTCCACAAAAACTGTAAATACTACTTTTCAGAATAAGGGGCAGATCCGATTTCTGCTCTTCAAACCCTTGTTCTCTTGTAAGAAAAACAGCTTGTTCTCTTTTTCAAATGGTCACATTGTGCGTGTATATCAAGGTTACCACacattgtttattattttgaagttaTTATCATGCTAGAACGTGATTTACCCACTAAGATCCCTTAAAACAGATCCGGTCATGGGCCAATGCCTAGGTAGGCATTGTCTCGATGTCAACCACAAAACTTGTATGTTTCTGCTGTAATTCCAACACGCTAGCAAATATTACTCTGCTATAAGTCTTACACGTGTCCACTAATTTCATGATTTAGACACCTaataaaaattctcaaatatttgGCCTATATTTATCgtaaaaaaaaacaactcaaaTAAACATAAGTTTACTTTAGACTGCTGCTGATTCATTGAGACTGAGATTAGATGGGATTCTGCCTATCAAACTCTCAATCCTGGCTTTTGGGGTTATATATTTAAACTTTCTTCCTCACTATTTGTTTTAACGTTTAAGCAATTAAACGTGGTTCTTTTAAGACGCAGGGGCATACATGAGCCGACAAGAAATAAGTTCCTTTCTTCCCCCTCTAGCTTTATTGTAATTAGTATTACAATAATTACAATCAATGCCGTGCTAATGATGATTACTCTGCAATTATAttggtatttatatataactgcAGGAGCATTTCAACAAATGACAATAGGGCATTGTGTATGTTACTTTCGGTAACTGCTTGATAATCCCCCAATCTTCTGAATCCCAAACCTTTAAAATGCCAACATAATTGATACACTATCCTCGTACTGAAACAGAGCAGAACAAACTAGTGCAGTTTTGGATTTGGGTgctatttgcatttaaaattatgaaatgaCATGATGATCTCCCACATGATCATCATTAATGGATTTTCCATGCAGCGATACTTTGTTATTTAACTGAATTAAGGTCAGAAAGAAAAACCAGCAATTGGCTATATTTATTGATCATCAAATCTATTTGCTCTTTGATCAGTTTCCACAATTTAATCTTCTGCAAGAAATGGATCAACCTTAGTGAGTATTAGACATCAGTATCCCATAGTTGTAATTACTGTCACATGTCGTATGCTGTGACAGCACTGAGGCCAGTCTGTTGGAAGGTGAGGAAGTGTCTCCAGATTTCCTTTCCCATTCTTCATGATGAATGTTGTGCCTACTCCCCAGACCTATGTACTTCGGAGTGACAAATTCTCTGCACCAAACCCCTGTAAAAAATTTCAGGCAATGATATCTATGTCTGTATTTAATTAagattaaatacattttaatcttaattaataaaaactgATAATCTTCACCTGAATTGGGCAGCTTCACATAGGGCATATGATAGGATGTTCAGCACTTATCCAGTATTAATCTGTTTGCACCCAAAGATTAGGAATTTGTGTAAGATTTTCGGTATAGCAGCGTTGATGACCTGGTTTGCTAGGTTTTGAGATATGTTaaactctctcactctctcactctctctcaagCACATACTAAATCCCTTGATTCTTTTAAAGATATTTCATTTTCCCTCTTGTActttcaatttgttatttcttGTATAACTTTACAGCCATCCATGAAGAATCTAGCtgacattgatcttattacgcCTTTACTTTCATTTTACAATATTTCCCCTTTTATCCAAAGTTTTTCCTTTATTGTCTGGGAAATGTTTCTCTTTTCATACAAAAAAGAGTATCTTCTATCTTATCTAAACTTATCTAAAATAACTTAAAAGAGGGATATATAAATGCACTTGAAGTCCTTGGCTGTTCTGGCTATTATATTTTGCTCCCAGCTCCTCCCTTAGTTGATCTCATCTTGTTTCTAGACCAGGATAGTATCCTTCCAAAACCTATTACTATTTAGCTCTACTCATTATCTTTTTCTAATGTAACAATAAGATTAGGTTAGGTTACAGAAAATTGTTGGGGAACCGACCTTGTAGAGAACTACTCATTAGGTTGTTTTCGAACCTTTAATGTTCATACTAGTTTAGATACATAAATTTAGATAGTGTTATAAAATCCTACAAGATACACTGACATGTATATACTAGTTTTAACACTCCTCTTACCATATCTTTTTGAAGTAGCAAGCATTTCTAACTTGGATGTGGCAGTCTTTCCTAtctgtaatttttttctctatatatatgtttttggtatTGATATTAGGTTCTCTGGAAATTTAATACATATATGGGTATACGTATTCAAGTCTTGCATGTTATTTATGCCGCATAGTTGTTTCCTAACCAAATGCCATCATTGTTTTGTACCCTAGGAAAATTTGGCCATGAAACGGTGAAGTGCAACTTTTGGAGCTTTATTTGGGCGATTCTTCTTATTATCTTGCGGACAGGGGCCCTTTTCGAGGTAATATTATGTATATGTCTTTAAGTTACCACTATAATATGCCTTGattgatatattttatacttTACGAACAAACCATGCTAGCATATGTTTCAATAGGTAGCAATATGGTAGTTTCAGTTCTGTTGGGTTTCCCTCATGCTTGTCGGCATAATTCCATAAGATGTGAAGTTTAGCAATGCTACCTTCCAGCTGGTTTTCCTGCAATTGGTTTTGTGACACTAATATTTTAAGTCCAGCCTTATTATGAGTATATGTATATGCAAGGTTGTGCGTCAAGGCAATTTCCAGCGGGGTCAATATTACCCTTCTCAAACATTTTTGAagctcttatttttatttttggaaattgCACCATTTTTACCATTTCGCTAAATTATTGAAGTTGGATGGTGGCTAATGTATCAGAAATTATGTGTATTATAAATGTCTAAATATAATACACCCTTTTGTAAAGTTTTGtatttaatacatatatgatatcTAAACGTGCATGTCATTTTTTCACTTTATCCCTTTAGATTCTGAGAGGATGATTGCGTACATAAGGAATTTGTATGTCACTAACCTGATTATCATTCCTTGCACAGTATTGTGTCCTGCTAGTGTAAAGCTATTCTGAATACATATGATTTTGACGTAAAACCGTTTCCCCTACGATCACAACACGCCAAGTTACaggtataaaattaaaatctcattTCACTTTATGGGGTGAGTGAGCCTTCTACCTATTGGATTATCAATTTGGGGAAAAGTTGTCCATGATATACATGTTCATCATACACTGTTAACATCTACAAGTCATTTGTGATTGGATTCATTAAACATGAATCCACGTCACTATCACACAtccttcctctttcacaacctCCATACTTGGTGTAGGATGTACCTTCGTTTAGCAATTGCAGTTCAAATTCGCATTTTGCAGCGATTTCAGAAAATCAGTATCTTAATTTCAAGGagaaaaaattacttatatatacCAACTACACGCTTCCATAACCTCCATTCTAGTTCTAATTCTTGTTAGCATCTTTATATGCATTTCAACGCCATATACCAACAACTACCCAGATAGTaccatatttaacatgatgatATATTCTGCAGCAATTGGTATACTCCTGGCATGTTAAAACCAAACTGTTCAACATAACCTGTATCATTCCACAACAATCAGCATGCCAACCTCGGTTAGCATCATCACATCCATCTTCTCTTGTCATCCACTACATGTTGCTTCGAGTTGGATGCTTATATTCTGAATACACCATTCCACTTTCGCAAAATCATTGAGATCTTTCGTATAGCTAAATGGAACCCTATTTACTATACCAAGTAACTAATATGctgatttcaaccattttagatggacaaaagctggATGAACTTGCCTAATAGACTTCGATCGCCTGCATATGCCGAGGGGGTTAACACTTTCCTCAACCTAGCACGAAACCATTCTCGAGGAAGTGATCGCATTCGATGTCCATGTCGTGCATGCTGTAATACTCTCTTCTTGCCTATATTTGATGTGGAGACTCACTTGTTCATGAAAGGGATCAACCCAAATTATACCCAGTGGatctttcatggggaggaggaaacacAAAGTTTCAATGATGACGACGACGATAGTGTTGCTGATTCTTCCAATGAatacattgatgacatggatCATATGTTAGATGACATTCGGGCAGGCACATTTGTGGACCACGCCCAAGATCATAATAATCCATTGCCAACTGCTGCGTCAATACCAGATCCCTTCCCAAGTTCATCTTTTGAGCAGCTACTAGAGGATGCCCGACGTCCACTTTTTCCTGGCtgtacaaaattctcaaaactgtCATTCATTGTGAAGTTGTTACACATTAAGACACTTGGTGGGTGGTCAATAAAGTCGTTTGATATGCTACTTAATTTGTTGCGGACTGCCTTTCCTGATGCTGAATTGCCACATTCATATGAGGAGTCAAGGTCATTGGAGCGGGGTTTGGGTATGAATTAtcacaaaattcatgcatgtcccaatgactgcatcttattctggaaggaaaatgctgaTCTTAATGAATGTCCTACCTGTAAGGCTTCAAGGTGGGTGCCTAATACACACAAGGCTCGTCCTATCCCTCAAAAAGTGTTGaggcattttcctttgaagccaagATTGCAACGTCTTTTCATGACTGCAAATATAGCACGTGATATGAGGTGGCATAAAGAGCAACGGCCAACCGATGATGGGGAAAGTATGAGACATCCTGCAGACGCAGAGTCCTGGAAGAGATTTGATGAAGATTATAGTTGGTTCGCACAGGATGCTCGCAACGTTCGGCTTGGTCTCGCAAGTGACGGTTTCAATCCTTTCAACAATATGGCTAAACCGTATAGCATTTGGCCGGTAATCCTGGTACCGTATAACTTGCCGCCGTGGTTGTGCATGAAGgaccaattcttcatgacatccctCATTATTCCTGGACCAAAATCTGCAGGTAATGACATTGATGTTTACTTGCAACCGTTAGTCGACGAACTGCTTGAATTTTGGGAACAAGGGGTACCTACGTATGATGCCTCCACCAAGGAAACCTTCATGTTGCACGCTGCTTTaatgtggacaatcaatgactttccagCCTATGGAATTCTTTCTGGTTGGTCAACAAAAGGAAGATTGGCTTGTCCTGCTTGTAATGAGGGCACAGACGCCAATTGGTTGAAGTATGgcagaaaacattgttatatgggacatcgTCGTTTCTTGCCGCCCGATCACATGTGGCGAAAGAGAAAAAATGACttcaatggtaaagaagatcatcgcATGCCACCAAGGGTTTTAGAAGGATCAGATATTGAAGCTCAACTGTTGATGCTTGGGGATGTGCAATTCGGTAAATCTcatcgaaagagaaaacgaaCTGTTGAGGAGTTGAACTGGACAAAATATAGCATATTCTTCAGGCTACCGTATTGGGTAACCCTACGTCTTCGACATAATCTagatgtcatgcatattgaaaagaatatatTCGATAACATATTGAGCACTTTAATGAACATTCCTGGTAAAACTAAAGATAATATCAATTCTCGACGTGACCTGGAGATTTTTGGATtcagaaaagaattacatttgaagtaTGACGGTGAACGTGTTACAATGCCACACTCAATGTATACATTACACGGTGAGGAAAGGAAGA
The genomic region above belongs to Carya illinoinensis cultivar Pawnee chromosome 4, C.illinoinensisPawnee_v1, whole genome shotgun sequence and contains:
- the LOC122307433 gene encoding uncharacterized protein LOC122307433; translation: MDKSWMNLPNRLRSPAYAEGVNTFLNLARNHSRGSDRIRCPCRACCNTLFLPIFDVETHLFMKGINPNYTQWIFHGEEETQSFNDDDDDSVADSSNEYIDDMDHMLDDIRAGTFVDHAQDHNNPLPTAASIPDPFPSSSFEQLLEDARRPLFPGCTKFSKLSFIVKLLHIKTLGGWSIKSFDMLLNLLRTAFPDAELPHSYEESRWVPNTHKARPIPQKVLRHFPLKPRLQRLFMTANIARDMRWHKEQRPTDDGESMRHPADAESWKRFDEDYSWFAQDARNVRLGLASDGFNPFNNMAKPYSIWPVILVPYNLPPWLCMKDQFFMTSLIIPGPKSAGNDIDVYLQPLVDELLEFWEQGVPTYDASTKETFMLHAALMWTINDFPAYGILSGWSTKGRLACPACNEGTDANWLKYGRKHCYMGHRRFLPPDHMWRKRKNDFNGKEDHRMPPRVLEGSDIEAQLLMLGDVQFGKSHRKRKRTVEELNWTKYSIFFRLPYWVTLRLRHNLDVMHIEKNIFDNILSTLMNIPGKTKDNINSRRDLEIFGFRKELHLKYDGERVTMPHSMYTLHGEERKKFCEWLADVKFPDGFASNISHCVSVRDCRISGLKSHDCHVFMQRLLPIAVGGFLRPDIGLALTELCTFFKGLCARTLDVNQISQFQTDIATILCKLEMIFPPSFFDVMVHLAVHLPREAILDVETKFTRVDRNIDGEAESIDGFKIFNQKVRPIGTASNRQLSDKLLTEATWYVLNNCAEIGPYLEEHYEKCRVHNPNSIDRTHHTEFPTWLKKRVQDQRITNPLDVVDDLYALVCGPERWVASYTACIINGKRFHTKQRELRRRTQNSGVLVTGDENTNNVDFYGVINEIVELHYMGWRRVYLFMCDWFDVGDPRRGVRVDNHMTSINMDRIWYKDEPFVLACQASQCFYIKDIRAKGRWFVVQKYTNRNVYDIPSVPRVLEDLDGSTSDDDAYQETEESYDYAPLQCDACPVTTPLNRDDLEPILIEAQDVTSSVGQKVGSEDFIDDDMIDSGSGDASGDGEYSDEEDFSTDDESLSA